One genomic region from Candidatus Babeliales bacterium encodes:
- a CDS encoding sigma-70 family RNA polymerase sigma factor, producing the protein MTKAKPTAKKTVKKTTNNIDLHKEIIEEFIEKCKLSGLLSYEELIAFGDKNNVTDAEVTDILRVLEKENVELVTQEELETDDLKKDDLEELEPSRLKLKTKLETFGLESGEFEEEEEEEEEEEEEGEIKRETESSVADSVKSYLRDIGKIPLLNKKTETTIADQISQSKNNSIEAISRFPFLHKEFVLMGEKLEKNILNLKDIIQFSEFDEDNIPKVEEEKRSLLQTIATVNSLIENEEKIYHTYRSQLADPKKKKEMLDAVKANKEKIGETIRTIRFSNKLIRKFCKRIEKYIGKFNEKETVAQASNAQLKEFQNIETLTPTQKNEMEELESSMRAATKTLKKLEVEIGLPKHLILNYYNQLVLGQKQDKIAKDNLAKANLRLVVNIAKKYVNRGLHFLDLIQEGNIGLMKAVEKFEFERGYKFSTYATWWIRQAITRAIADQSRTIRVPVHMVETLNKINKIKRTFIQENGREPTYAELAKELNLDEKKIKNIIKISKEPISLETPVGDSEDAYIKDFIENDKESSPADTVASSDLKDRVREVLKTLTPREEKVLKMRFGI; encoded by the coding sequence ATGACCAAGGCTAAACCTACTGCTAAGAAAACTGTCAAAAAGACAACCAATAATATTGATTTACATAAAGAAATCATCGAAGAGTTTATTGAGAAGTGTAAACTCAGCGGCTTGTTAAGCTACGAAGAACTTATTGCTTTTGGCGATAAAAACAACGTAACTGATGCAGAGGTTACTGATATATTACGTGTTCTTGAAAAAGAAAATGTTGAACTTGTTACTCAAGAAGAACTTGAAACTGACGATCTGAAAAAAGATGATCTTGAAGAACTCGAGCCTTCACGCTTAAAACTCAAAACAAAACTTGAAACATTTGGTCTGGAATCAGGAGAGTTTGAGGAAGAGGAAGAAGAAGAGGAAGAAGAGGAAGAAGAAGGCGAAATTAAACGTGAAACTGAATCAAGCGTTGCCGACAGTGTCAAATCCTACTTGCGTGACATTGGAAAAATACCTCTTTTAAATAAAAAAACTGAAACAACAATTGCTGATCAAATTTCTCAAAGTAAAAACAATAGCATTGAGGCTATTTCCCGATTTCCATTTCTCCATAAGGAATTTGTTCTTATGGGTGAAAAACTTGAAAAAAATATTCTTAATTTAAAAGACATTATTCAGTTCTCTGAATTTGATGAAGACAACATCCCAAAGGTTGAAGAAGAAAAACGTAGCTTGTTGCAAACAATAGCAACGGTAAATAGTCTTATTGAAAATGAAGAGAAAATCTATCACACATACCGCAGCCAATTAGCCGACCCCAAGAAAAAGAAAGAAATGCTTGATGCGGTCAAAGCAAACAAAGAAAAAATTGGTGAAACAATTCGCACAATCAGATTTTCTAACAAACTGATTAGAAAATTCTGCAAAAGAATTGAAAAATACATTGGTAAATTCAATGAAAAAGAAACAGTTGCTCAGGCTTCTAATGCTCAATTAAAAGAATTTCAAAATATTGAAACACTCACTCCAACTCAAAAAAATGAAATGGAAGAACTTGAATCTTCTATGCGAGCTGCAACAAAAACACTCAAAAAGCTTGAAGTAGAAATTGGTTTACCAAAACATCTTATTTTAAACTACTACAACCAACTCGTGTTAGGTCAAAAGCAAGATAAAATAGCAAAAGACAACCTTGCTAAAGCAAACTTGCGACTTGTTGTTAACATTGCTAAAAAATACGTCAACCGCGGATTGCACTTTTTAGATCTTATTCAAGAAGGTAACATTGGTTTGATGAAAGCAGTTGAAAAGTTTGAATTTGAACGTGGTTACAAATTTTCTACCTATGCAACATGGTGGATTCGTCAAGCAATTACGCGTGCTATTGCTGATCAATCACGAACAATTCGTGTTCCTGTCCATATGGTTGAAACGTTGAACAAGATCAACAAAATCAAAAGAACATTCATACAAGAAAACGGTCGCGAACCAACATACGCTGAACTTGCAAAAGAACTTAATCTTGATGAGAAAAAGATTAAAAACATCATCAAAATTTCAAAAGAGCCAATATCACTTGAAACTCCTGTTGGCGATAGCGAAGATGCGTATATCAAAGACTTTATTGAAAATGATAAAGAATCTTCACCTGCAGATACCGTTGCAAGCTCAGATCTAAAAGATCGTGTTCGTGAAGTATTAAAAACACTCACTCCCCGCGAAGAAAAAGTACTCAAAATGCGTTTTGGTATTG